A genomic region of Hypomesus transpacificus isolate Combined female chromosome 19, fHypTra1, whole genome shotgun sequence contains the following coding sequences:
- the anp32a gene encoding acidic leucine-rich nuclear phosphoprotein 32 family member A, producing MDMKKRIYLELRNRTPSDVKELVLDNCRSNEGKLEGLTEEFKDLEFLSTINVGLTSVVNLPKLSKLKKLELSDNRISGGLEAFAEKCPNLTHLNLSGNKIKDLSTIEPLKKLETLKSLDLFNCEVTNLNDYRDNVFKLLPQLTYLDGYDKNDKEAPDSDAEAYEKGLDDDEDEDEVEEHDEEAVPGDEDEEEGEEEEDEEEDDVSGEEEELNDDDEDEDDVEEEQGLKRKRELDEEGEGDEDD from the exons ATGGACATGAAGAAAAGAATTTATCTTGAACTGCGGAATCGTACGCCATCTGAT gtAAAAGAGTTAGTCCTGGACAACTGCCGTTCAAATGAAGGCAAACTAGAGGGCCTCACGGAAGAATTTAAAGATTTGGAATTTCTAAGTACAATTAATGTTGGGCTGACATCGGTGGTAAATTTGCCAAAactaagtaaactgaaaaaG CTTGAACTCAGTGATAATAGGATTTCGGGTGGCCTTGAAGCGTTTGCAGAAAAATGCCCAAATCTTACACACCTCAACCTCAGTGGCAACAAAATCAAAGACCTCAGCACAATAGAACCTTTG AAAAAACTTGAGACACTCAAAAGCTTAGACTTGTTCAACTGTGAGGTGACAAACCTCAATGACTACAGAGACAACGTCTTCAAGTTACTCCCGCAGTTGACATATCTAGATGGCTATGACAAGAATGACAAGGAAGCACCAGACTCTGACGCAGAGGCATACGAAAAGGGtctggatgatgatgaggacgaGGATG AGGTAGAGGAGCATGATGAAGAGGCTGTGCCAGGggatgaggacgaggaggaaggagaggaggaagaagacgaggaggaagacgacGTTAGTGGAGAG GAGGAAGAGttaaatgatgatgatgaggatgaggatgatgtag AAGAGGAACAAGGTCTAAAGAGGAAAAGGGAATTGgacgaggaaggagagggggatgaagatgACTAA